From a single Alloactinosynnema sp. L-07 genomic region:
- a CDS encoding cation-translocating P-type ATPase: protein MTANIVSSRPAEIELAIGGMTCASCANRIERKLNKLDGVTATVNYATEKAKVTYTDGIDPADLVAQVEAAGYTATLPRVEPEAAPTGDPLRQRLIGSIALSVPVVAMAMIPALQFTYWQWISLALAAPVVVWAGWPFHQAAWANLRHGAATMDTLISLGTLAAFGWSLYALLFGTAGEPGMTHPFELTIQRMGGEANIYLEVAAGVTTFILAGRYFEARAKRRAGSALRALLELGAKEVAVLRDGAEVRIPVDQLAVGDLFVVRPGEKVATDGVIEDGKSAVDASMLTGESVPVEVGPGDPVVGATVNAGGRLVVRATRVGADTQLAQMAKLVEAAQTGKAQVQRLADRVSGIFVPIVIGLALSALAFWLGAGAGPSAAFTAAVAVLIIACPCALGLATPTALLVGTGRGAQLGLLIKGPEVLESTRRVDTVVLDKTGTVTTGKMALVDVITVDGVEETEALRLAGAVEHASEHPIAQAIAAGARLRSELPAVEDFSATDGLGVQGVVDGHAVVVGRAELLREWGLDLPDDLAAAKSAAEARGETAVAVAWDGVSRAVLTVADTVKPTSAQAVRMLRELGLTPILLTGDNRTVAEAVARDVGIDEVIAEVLPKDKVDVVARLRREGKVVAMVGDGVNDAAALATADLGLAMGTGTDVAIEASDLTLVRGDLRAAADAIRLSRRTLATIKGNLFWAFAYNVAALPLAAAGLLNPMLAGAAMAFSSVFVVTNSLRLRRFTSTAR from the coding sequence ATGACCGCGAACATCGTTTCGTCCCGCCCGGCCGAGATCGAACTCGCCATCGGTGGCATGACCTGCGCCTCGTGCGCCAACCGGATCGAACGCAAGCTCAACAAGCTCGACGGCGTGACCGCGACGGTCAACTACGCCACCGAGAAAGCCAAGGTCACCTACACCGACGGGATCGACCCCGCCGACTTGGTCGCTCAGGTCGAGGCCGCCGGCTACACCGCGACCCTGCCCCGAGTCGAGCCTGAGGCGGCGCCCACGGGCGATCCGCTTCGGCAGCGGCTGATCGGGTCGATCGCTTTGTCCGTGCCGGTCGTCGCCATGGCGATGATCCCGGCGCTGCAGTTCACCTACTGGCAGTGGATCTCGCTGGCGCTGGCCGCTCCGGTCGTGGTCTGGGCCGGGTGGCCGTTCCACCAGGCGGCCTGGGCCAACCTGCGCCACGGCGCGGCCACTATGGACACTCTGATCTCCCTGGGCACCCTCGCCGCGTTCGGCTGGTCGCTCTACGCCCTGCTCTTCGGCACGGCGGGCGAGCCGGGGATGACGCACCCGTTCGAGCTGACCATCCAGCGGATGGGCGGCGAGGCGAACATCTACCTGGAGGTCGCCGCCGGGGTCACCACGTTCATTCTCGCGGGCCGCTACTTCGAGGCCCGAGCGAAGCGGCGGGCGGGTTCGGCGCTGCGCGCCTTGCTGGAACTGGGCGCCAAGGAAGTCGCGGTCCTGCGCGACGGCGCTGAGGTCCGGATCCCGGTTGACCAACTCGCGGTCGGTGACCTGTTCGTTGTCCGGCCGGGCGAGAAGGTCGCCACCGACGGGGTCATCGAGGACGGCAAGTCCGCGGTCGACGCCTCGATGCTCACCGGCGAATCGGTGCCCGTCGAGGTCGGACCCGGGGACCCGGTGGTCGGCGCGACCGTCAACGCGGGCGGACGGCTCGTGGTCCGGGCCACCCGGGTCGGTGCCGACACGCAACTCGCCCAGATGGCCAAGCTCGTCGAGGCGGCGCAGACCGGGAAGGCCCAGGTCCAGCGCCTGGCTGACCGAGTCTCGGGCATCTTCGTCCCGATCGTCATCGGCTTGGCGCTGAGCGCGTTGGCGTTCTGGCTCGGCGCGGGCGCGGGCCCCTCGGCCGCGTTCACCGCCGCCGTCGCCGTGCTGATCATCGCCTGCCCGTGCGCGCTCGGGTTGGCCACGCCGACCGCGCTGCTCGTCGGCACCGGCCGCGGCGCCCAACTCGGCCTGCTCATCAAGGGGCCGGAGGTCTTGGAGTCCACCCGGCGCGTCGACACCGTAGTGCTGGACAAGACCGGCACCGTGACCACCGGGAAGATGGCCCTGGTCGACGTCATCACCGTCGACGGCGTCGAGGAGACGGAGGCACTCCGGCTGGCGGGCGCGGTCGAGCACGCGTCGGAGCACCCCATCGCCCAAGCGATCGCGGCGGGCGCCCGGCTGCGGTCCGAACTGCCCGCGGTCGAAGACTTCTCCGCGACCGATGGCCTGGGCGTGCAGGGCGTCGTGGACGGTCACGCGGTCGTCGTCGGCCGCGCTGAACTCCTGCGGGAGTGGGGTCTCGACCTGCCCGACGACCTGGCCGCCGCCAAGTCCGCGGCCGAGGCGCGCGGCGAGACGGCCGTCGCGGTCGCTTGGGACGGGGTCTCGCGGGCAGTTCTCACCGTGGCGGACACCGTCAAGCCCACGTCGGCGCAAGCGGTGCGGATGCTGCGCGAACTGGGCCTGACCCCGATCCTGCTGACCGGCGACAACCGGACCGTGGCCGAGGCGGTCGCCCGGGACGTTGGCATCGACGAGGTCATCGCCGAGGTCCTGCCCAAGGACAAGGTCGACGTCGTCGCCCGACTGCGGCGCGAGGGCAAGGTCGTGGCGATGGTGGGCGACGGCGTGAACGACGCCGCCGCGCTGGCCACGGCCGACCTCGGGCTGGCCATGGGCACGGGCACCGACGTCGCGATCGAGGCCAGCGACCTGACCCTGGTCCGCGGCGACCTGCGCGCCGCCGCCGACGCGATCCGCCTGTCTCGGCGGACCCTGGCCACGATCAAGGGAAACCTGTTCTGGGCCTTCGCCTACAACGTCGCGGCGCTGCCCTTGGCCGCGGCAGGCCTGCTCAACCCGATGCTGGCGGGCGCGGCGATGGCGTTCAGCTCGGTCTTCGTGGTCACGAACAGCCTGCGGCTGCGCCGGTTCACCTCGACCGCGCGCTGA
- a CDS encoding LVIVD repeat-containing protein, protein MSRHTKLIFGALVAAGVLIAPAIATADHATNPHTQNMHAKGHSPHPATFLGEPDGVRHINSDLAFWGNLAFSGNYDGFRVIDISDPDNPLEISHQRCNGDQGDIFVWENILVRSWNSKKAVARTCDGQTVPAGWEGVHVFDISNPVNPALLTAVSLPCGSHTLTGARDGNRLIIYSNNSSSAGCVDGTRANDDPVGDFMDVIEVPLANPAGANLLRREPLTGPITNVRTGCHDAGLILGQVNLLACASADAINVWDVGANALPGGSLADPAFLFVVSEPGVGQAGTNGRWHSASFSWDGQILVAGWEPGGGAEPECQTTDPAVDKSLFFYSAQTGAKLGQWVLPRGQDGVAENCTVHNYNIVPLRSGRYVAVGGHYQAGTWATEFTNPASPVTVGWSDPPAISPPDLGGAWSSYWYNNFIYESSITEGVNIFRLSGNTTGGAMRLDHLNPQTQEFSLP, encoded by the coding sequence ATGTCACGGCACACCAAACTCATCTTCGGCGCACTCGTCGCCGCGGGCGTCCTGATCGCCCCGGCCATCGCGACCGCCGACCACGCGACGAACCCGCACACCCAGAACATGCACGCCAAAGGCCACAGTCCGCACCCCGCCACATTCCTCGGCGAACCAGACGGGGTCCGGCACATCAACTCCGACCTCGCGTTCTGGGGAAACCTCGCCTTCAGCGGAAACTACGACGGCTTCCGCGTCATCGACATCTCGGACCCGGACAATCCACTGGAGATCTCCCACCAGCGCTGCAACGGCGATCAGGGCGACATCTTCGTGTGGGAGAACATTCTTGTCCGCTCATGGAACTCGAAGAAGGCCGTCGCCCGCACCTGTGACGGCCAGACGGTCCCCGCGGGCTGGGAAGGCGTCCACGTCTTCGACATCAGCAACCCGGTCAACCCGGCACTGCTCACCGCGGTGTCGCTGCCCTGCGGCTCGCACACCCTCACCGGCGCCCGCGACGGCAACCGGCTGATCATCTACAGCAACAACTCCAGCAGCGCGGGATGCGTCGACGGCACCCGCGCCAACGACGACCCCGTTGGCGACTTCATGGACGTCATCGAGGTCCCCTTGGCCAATCCGGCCGGGGCGAACCTGCTGCGCCGTGAACCTCTCACCGGCCCGATCACCAACGTGCGCACCGGCTGCCACGACGCGGGTCTCATCCTCGGACAGGTGAACCTGCTGGCCTGCGCCAGCGCGGACGCGATCAACGTCTGGGACGTCGGCGCCAACGCGCTGCCCGGAGGCAGCTTGGCCGACCCCGCGTTCCTGTTCGTCGTCAGCGAACCCGGCGTCGGACAGGCAGGCACAAACGGCCGCTGGCACTCGGCCTCGTTCAGCTGGGACGGCCAGATCCTCGTCGCCGGGTGGGAACCCGGTGGTGGCGCCGAGCCGGAATGCCAGACCACTGACCCCGCGGTCGACAAGAGCCTGTTCTTCTACAGCGCTCAAACCGGAGCCAAACTCGGCCAGTGGGTCCTGCCGAGAGGCCAGGACGGCGTCGCCGAGAACTGCACCGTCCACAACTACAACATCGTGCCGTTGCGCAGCGGGCGCTACGTCGCCGTGGGCGGGCACTACCAGGCAGGCACCTGGGCCACCGAGTTCACCAACCCCGCCAGCCCGGTAACCGTCGGCTGGTCCGACCCGCCCGCGATCAGCCCGCCCGACCTCGGCGGCGCATGGTCCTCCTACTGGTACAACAACTTCATCTACGAGTCGAGCATCACCGAAGGCGTCAACATCTTCCGCCTCAGCGGTAACACGACCGGCGGTGCGATGAGACTCGACCACCTCAACCCGCAAACACAGGAGTTCAGCCTCCCGTAG
- a CDS encoding LVIVD repeat-containing protein, with amino-acid sequence MALLKNLPKVDGATQSDLAFEGNYAYAGAFSGFRVIDISNPGAASQVAFKPCNGGQGDVSIYNGLLFSSVDTPQTKPECDSANTTAANPTAWEGVRIFDVRNPADIKHIASVRTDCGSHTHTLSPAGKGSLFIYVSSYAVTTTSVGPHCQQFHGKISVIHVALNNPEKAKVVSTPETTGVPVFDHTRLEFSAPVLQNTTGCHDITVFKPLNLAAAACLSVGQIWDISDRAHPKVLHTITTPQVKAWHSAQFTWDGRRVTFGDEAGGGALARCRAVDQSTTGAVWTYDVATASELGHYKIPRVEPGVCTMHNFSYVPGVDRDILVSAAYTGGTTVADLTDPANPVELGFYRPGDPIAANTWSSYWHNGFIYGNDILRGVDVFAINHSAVAGAALLQRNNPQTQERMFP; translated from the coding sequence ATGGCTTTACTCAAGAACTTACCCAAGGTCGACGGCGCGACTCAGTCCGACCTGGCGTTCGAAGGCAACTACGCCTACGCGGGCGCTTTCTCCGGCTTCCGCGTGATCGACATCTCCAACCCGGGCGCGGCCAGTCAGGTCGCGTTCAAGCCGTGCAACGGTGGCCAGGGCGATGTTTCGATCTACAACGGACTGCTGTTCTCATCGGTCGACACTCCGCAGACCAAACCCGAGTGCGACAGCGCCAACACGACCGCGGCGAACCCGACCGCGTGGGAGGGCGTGCGGATCTTCGACGTGCGCAACCCCGCCGACATCAAACACATCGCTTCAGTACGGACCGATTGTGGTTCTCACACCCACACCCTGTCACCGGCAGGCAAAGGCAGCCTGTTCATCTATGTCTCCTCCTACGCGGTGACGACGACCTCTGTCGGCCCGCACTGCCAGCAGTTCCACGGCAAGATCTCGGTGATCCACGTGGCGTTGAACAACCCGGAGAAGGCCAAAGTGGTCTCGACACCGGAGACGACGGGTGTCCCGGTGTTCGACCACACGCGACTGGAGTTCTCCGCGCCGGTGCTGCAGAACACGACTGGATGCCACGACATCACCGTGTTCAAGCCGTTGAACCTGGCCGCAGCGGCGTGTCTGAGCGTCGGGCAGATCTGGGACATCAGCGACCGCGCGCATCCCAAGGTCCTGCACACCATCACAACACCCCAGGTCAAAGCCTGGCACTCGGCTCAGTTCACCTGGGACGGACGGCGGGTCACCTTCGGTGACGAAGCAGGCGGCGGCGCGCTCGCGCGGTGCCGGGCCGTGGATCAGTCGACGACCGGCGCGGTGTGGACGTACGACGTGGCGACCGCGTCCGAGCTCGGCCACTACAAGATTCCGCGGGTGGAACCAGGTGTGTGCACGATGCACAACTTCAGCTATGTGCCTGGTGTCGACCGCGACATCCTGGTCTCAGCCGCGTACACCGGTGGGACGACAGTCGCCGATCTCACCGATCCGGCCAACCCCGTCGAGCTCGGGTTCTACCGGCCGGGCGACCCTATCGCCGCGAACACCTGGTCGTCGTACTGGCACAACGGATTCATCTATGGCAACGACATCCTTCGCGGCGTGGATGTCTTCGCGATCAACCATTCCGCGGTCGCAGGGGCAGCCTTGCTGCAGCGAAACAACCCACAGACGCAGGAACGAATGTTCCCGTAG
- a CDS encoding PA domain-containing protein has protein sequence MRGQRRLRRTALLSSLTLVVGVMVTGVSQAHPDHPGSGGREDFPGEGVADGMYKQHDGTEGHLPPVNNNVTLVGRAEVTNPAGTGNTGRVADVTAFGDYAYLNAFREPTCGQTGVHVVDISDPAHPAEVLDAFIPTSAGSYAGEGIQVMHVDNAYFSGDLLAHQNETCPGAAPAPPNSGGISLWDVTDPRHPQPVALHTGDFTNPGGGLDPAPNQTHSMRMWTNNFDGKTYVVLVDDEEQADVDIMDITDPFHPVMVNDTLDLDVLFGVDQATPTNLTSVFSHDMMITKIGQRYVMNMNYWDGGYVLLDVTDPGPGKVTLIAESDYAALDEQRLARGHSISPEGNSHQSELSPNKKFLLGTDEDFNPFRVIATIDSGPYAGTSYIATQASDTPPIDQDTEISGPTTYVGNACAALPAGSGTALVERGTCTFQAKLNNITAAGYTAGIVFQNVRADCLAGVTMLASGGIPYVFVNRLRGLQLLGIAGVTEANACTTPSPAAGSPSATTTIRAVFDGWGYVRLFGTEISPKVGVPGSITQIDTYSVPEAQDPAYAIGFGDLSVHEVAMDPDNSEIAYISYYAAGFRVVKYGKTGIQEVGAFIDQGGNNFWGVEVWKDETGQKYILGSDRDFGLYIFRFTG, from the coding sequence ATGCGTGGTCAACGTCGACTGCGTCGAACAGCCCTACTCAGCTCCCTCACCCTGGTCGTCGGTGTGATGGTGACCGGTGTGTCCCAAGCCCACCCGGACCATCCTGGCAGCGGCGGCCGTGAGGACTTTCCCGGCGAAGGCGTCGCCGACGGGATGTACAAGCAGCACGACGGCACCGAAGGTCACCTGCCGCCGGTCAACAACAACGTCACCTTGGTGGGTAGGGCCGAGGTGACGAACCCGGCGGGCACCGGCAACACCGGCCGGGTCGCCGACGTCACCGCCTTCGGTGACTACGCCTATCTCAACGCGTTCCGCGAGCCGACGTGCGGGCAGACCGGCGTGCACGTCGTGGACATCTCCGATCCGGCCCACCCGGCGGAGGTCCTCGACGCGTTCATCCCCACCAGCGCGGGCTCGTACGCGGGCGAGGGCATCCAGGTCATGCACGTGGACAACGCGTACTTCTCCGGCGACCTGCTGGCCCACCAGAACGAGACCTGCCCCGGTGCCGCGCCCGCGCCGCCGAACTCGGGCGGCATCTCGCTGTGGGACGTCACCGACCCGCGGCACCCGCAGCCAGTGGCGCTGCACACCGGTGACTTCACCAACCCCGGCGGTGGCCTCGACCCGGCGCCGAACCAGACCCACAGCATGCGCATGTGGACGAACAACTTCGACGGGAAGACCTACGTCGTGCTCGTCGATGACGAGGAGCAGGCCGATGTCGACATCATGGACATCACCGACCCGTTCCACCCGGTGATGGTCAACGACACGCTCGACCTTGACGTGCTGTTCGGCGTCGACCAAGCGACCCCGACGAACCTGACCTCGGTGTTCAGCCACGACATGATGATCACCAAGATCGGTCAGCGGTACGTGATGAACATGAACTACTGGGACGGCGGCTACGTCCTGCTCGACGTCACCGATCCGGGTCCGGGCAAGGTCACCCTGATCGCCGAGTCCGACTACGCCGCCCTGGACGAGCAGCGGCTGGCCCGCGGGCACTCGATCTCGCCGGAGGGCAACTCCCATCAGTCCGAGCTGTCGCCGAACAAGAAGTTCCTGCTCGGCACCGACGAGGACTTCAACCCGTTCCGGGTGATCGCGACGATCGACTCCGGCCCGTACGCGGGCACGTCCTACATCGCCACGCAGGCCAGTGACACCCCGCCGATCGACCAGGACACCGAGATCAGCGGGCCGACGACCTACGTCGGCAACGCCTGCGCGGCGCTCCCGGCCGGGAGCGGGACCGCGCTCGTCGAACGCGGCACCTGCACCTTCCAGGCCAAACTGAACAACATCACCGCCGCGGGCTACACGGCTGGGATCGTGTTCCAGAACGTTCGCGCCGACTGCCTGGCGGGCGTGACAATGCTCGCGAGCGGCGGCATCCCCTATGTGTTCGTCAACCGGCTCCGCGGGCTCCAACTGCTCGGCATCGCGGGCGTGACCGAGGCGAACGCGTGCACCACGCCGAGCCCGGCCGCGGGCAGCCCGAGCGCGACCACGACCATCCGCGCGGTGTTCGACGGGTGGGGCTACGTCAGGCTGTTCGGCACCGAGATCTCACCCAAGGTCGGCGTCCCGGGTTCGATCACCCAGATCGACACCTACAGCGTCCCCGAGGCGCAGGACCCGGCTTACGCCATCGGGTTCGGCGATCTCTCGGTGCACGAGGTCGCGATGGACCCCGACAACAGCGAGATCGCCTACATCTCCTACTACGCGGCCGGATTCCGCGTGGTGAAGTACGGAAAGACAGGTATCCAGGAAGTCGGCGCCTTCATCGATCAGGGAGGCAACAACTTCTGGGGCGTGGAGGTCTGGAAGGACGAGACCGGCCAGAAGTACATCCTCGGCAGCGACCGGGACTTCGGCCTCTACATCTTCCGCTTCACCGGCTGA
- a CDS encoding BlaI/MecI/CopY family transcriptional regulator — MHGLGDLESSVMSVLWDSEDSLCVRDVLERLDTGKDLAYTTVMTVLDNLHRKTWVERERVGRAFYYCPSYTRAEFAAQSLRHVLEASGDPEAVLLHFARSATAEETEVLRKGLRRRSNKR; from the coding sequence ATGCACGGGCTGGGCGACCTGGAGTCTTCGGTCATGAGTGTCCTGTGGGACTCAGAGGACAGTCTCTGTGTCCGCGACGTGTTGGAACGTCTGGACACCGGCAAGGACCTGGCCTACACGACCGTCATGACGGTCCTGGACAACCTCCATCGCAAGACCTGGGTCGAACGTGAACGGGTCGGTCGCGCGTTCTACTACTGTCCTTCGTACACCCGGGCGGAGTTCGCCGCCCAGTCGCTTCGCCACGTGCTGGAGGCCTCCGGTGACCCGGAGGCGGTGCTCCTGCACTTCGCGCGGTCGGCCACCGCGGAGGAGACCGAGGTGCTGCGCAAGGGGTTGCGCAGGAGGTCGAACAAGCGATGA
- a CDS encoding M56 family metallopeptidase: protein MTFTVAMLLGAAVVAMLGPRWLSGLARRGVDPLVLFTAWIASIVSAVLMSTSAVVVLMVPDHNPVGDSFTFLLHGVTSVAHGLNPHAEELIGLVGTVLIACLTVRAAVLAIRSAIRRRRANRRYLAELGVSARTADGVLWLDHESPLAFSIAGPPGVIIATNGLNRTMSPAEVAAVLAHERAHLRGRHHLLVALADAVADALPLVPLAQRAPREFRVLAELSADTQAVRLHGRAALRAALMAVASGPTPMGSLGVTGGEITHRLRRLEHATGTGPLGKTVGCVTALLTAFTTPVVVALAVLQVAVLTGC from the coding sequence ATGACGTTCACGGTCGCGATGCTGCTCGGCGCGGCCGTCGTGGCCATGCTGGGGCCGCGCTGGCTGAGCGGGCTGGCCCGCCGCGGGGTTGATCCGCTGGTGTTGTTCACCGCGTGGATCGCCTCGATCGTGAGCGCGGTCCTGATGTCCACCAGCGCCGTCGTCGTGTTGATGGTTCCCGACCACAACCCGGTCGGCGATTCGTTCACCTTCCTGCTCCACGGCGTTACGTCGGTGGCACACGGCCTCAACCCGCACGCCGAGGAACTCATCGGCCTCGTCGGTACGGTCCTCATTGCCTGCCTGACGGTCCGTGCCGCGGTGCTCGCGATCCGGTCGGCGATCCGCCGCCGCCGGGCCAACCGCCGCTACCTGGCCGAACTCGGGGTCAGCGCGCGAACCGCCGACGGGGTCCTGTGGTTGGACCACGAGAGTCCGCTTGCCTTCAGCATCGCGGGCCCGCCGGGCGTCATCATCGCCACAAATGGTCTCAACAGGACGATGAGTCCGGCCGAGGTCGCCGCGGTCCTGGCCCACGAACGCGCTCATCTGCGCGGCAGACACCACCTCCTGGTCGCCCTCGCCGACGCCGTCGCCGACGCCCTGCCGCTGGTGCCGCTCGCCCAGCGAGCACCCCGGGAGTTCCGCGTATTGGCCGAGCTCAGCGCCGACACCCAAGCCGTGCGGTTGCACGGTCGCGCCGCACTTCGCGCCGCGCTCATGGCCGTCGCGAGCGGACCGACGCCGATGGGCAGTCTCGGCGTGACCGGCGGCGAGATCACCCACCGGTTGCGTCGCCTGGAGCACGCCACCGGGACCGGGCCCCTGGGCAAGACAGTCGGTTGCGTGACCGCACTCCTCACGGCGTTCACGACACCGGTCGTGGTCGCGCTCGCGGTGCTCCAAGTCGCCGTGCTCACCGGGTGCTGA
- a CDS encoding MarR family winged helix-turn-helix transcriptional regulator yields the protein MTEPDISTLLDDAYRALEAELHRQLDAAGFADIRPAHGKVFETIGQDGNRLTAMAEQARITKGAMAELVDYLEARGYVQRAPDPRDGRAKIVRLTPRGWEAVQVAAAAIVDVEDRWQAGLGPRRMATLRRALAEMPGLLTSVETLP from the coding sequence GTGACAGAACCAGACATCTCGACCCTGCTCGACGATGCCTATCGGGCACTGGAGGCCGAGCTGCACCGCCAGCTCGACGCCGCAGGCTTCGCCGACATCCGCCCGGCCCACGGCAAGGTGTTTGAGACGATCGGTCAGGACGGCAACCGACTCACCGCCATGGCCGAGCAAGCCCGTATCACCAAGGGCGCGATGGCCGAACTTGTCGACTACCTCGAGGCCAGGGGCTACGTACAACGAGCACCCGACCCCCGCGACGGCCGAGCCAAGATCGTGCGTCTCACCCCCCGGGGCTGGGAAGCGGTGCAAGTCGCGGCGGCCGCCATTGTCGACGTTGAGGACCGCTGGCAAGCCGGGCTGGGACCGCGCCGGATGGCCACACTGCGCCGCGCCCTGGCCGAGATGCCAGGTCTGCTGACGTCCGTGGAGACGCTTCCATAG
- a CDS encoding cupin domain-containing protein, with protein sequence MTTTTSRPYARAAAKANSTWYFGHVFSFLADAADTSGQLSVTEIRMYQGGEPPVHVHHGEDEAFYVLDGHLTYLLGEELIDAPPGTFVWGPREVSHGFRCQTETARVLCLMVPGGAENEFREMGAPAEAMTFGPLPDGPPDAEQMAEMQSRYRYEIVGPPLS encoded by the coding sequence ATGACCACGACCACATCTCGGCCCTACGCCCGAGCGGCCGCGAAAGCAAACTCCACGTGGTATTTCGGCCACGTGTTCTCGTTCCTCGCCGACGCCGCGGACACCAGCGGGCAGCTGTCGGTGACCGAGATCCGCATGTACCAGGGCGGTGAGCCGCCGGTGCACGTGCATCACGGCGAGGACGAGGCCTTCTACGTGCTCGACGGCCACCTGACCTACCTCCTCGGCGAGGAGCTGATCGACGCCCCGCCCGGCACGTTCGTCTGGGGGCCGCGCGAGGTATCGCACGGGTTCCGCTGCCAGACCGAGACCGCCCGCGTGTTGTGCCTGATGGTGCCCGGCGGTGCCGAGAACGAGTTCCGGGAGATGGGCGCACCGGCTGAGGCCATGACGTTCGGGCCGCTACCCGACGGGCCACCTGATGCCGAACAGATGGCGGAGATGCAGTCGCGGTACCGCTACGAGATCGTGGGACCGCCGCTCTCGTGA